From Rhizobium favelukesii, the proteins below share one genomic window:
- a CDS encoding MDR family MFS transporter: MSTTAQRSNRALVVAIIMLATFMVAIEATIVATAMPKIVGQLGGFTYYSWVFSAFLLAQSTTTVIYGKLSDIFGRKPVLIAGILIFLVGSLFCGLAWSMASLIVFRLLQGLGAGAIQPVTMTIIGDLFTLEERGRVQGIMATVWATSAVVGPLAGGVIVDTISWAWIFWINLPIGIVSIAAFAFFLKESVAHKQAKIDYLGAILFSIAVIALLVILTEAADAKAWVLALLALVFVVAAVLFLRQEKRAAEPIISIALWSRRLVATSNAATLLAGMALIGLSTVLPMYVQGVLGRSSIVAGFTLTMLVVGWPLAVMLSSRFFKAFGIRRTLRVGSLMFPFGASFLLFLTPDSHPALAGAGSFFMGFGMGLISLTSIALVQDSVEWSMRGSATASIIFARSLGNTLGATVLGAILNAGISHYAAGDAASSLHDVLNQPTGLSELAADPTIRAVFDASLHWTFWGVAVVAVLTFLSAWLIPVGREHGRTPVAAAASEASQ; this comes from the coding sequence ATGTCCACTACAGCTCAGCGCTCGAACCGTGCGCTCGTCGTCGCCATCATCATGCTCGCGACCTTCATGGTCGCCATCGAGGCAACGATCGTCGCGACCGCAATGCCGAAGATCGTCGGGCAGTTAGGCGGTTTTACCTACTACAGCTGGGTCTTCTCGGCGTTTCTTCTGGCGCAGTCGACGACAACCGTCATCTATGGCAAGCTTTCGGACATCTTCGGGCGCAAGCCGGTGCTGATCGCCGGCATTCTGATCTTTCTCGTCGGCTCCCTGTTCTGCGGCCTCGCATGGTCGATGGCGTCGCTGATCGTCTTCCGTCTGCTGCAGGGGCTCGGCGCCGGGGCGATCCAGCCGGTAACGATGACGATCATCGGCGACCTCTTCACGCTGGAGGAGCGGGGTCGCGTGCAAGGGATCATGGCAACGGTATGGGCCACATCGGCGGTCGTCGGGCCGCTCGCCGGCGGTGTGATCGTTGACACCATTTCCTGGGCCTGGATCTTCTGGATCAACCTGCCGATCGGCATCGTGTCGATCGCCGCCTTTGCCTTCTTCCTCAAGGAATCGGTCGCACATAAGCAGGCAAAGATCGATTATCTCGGCGCCATTCTGTTTTCGATCGCCGTCATCGCATTGCTCGTCATCCTCACGGAGGCCGCGGATGCCAAAGCGTGGGTATTGGCATTGCTCGCCCTGGTGTTCGTCGTTGCCGCCGTCCTTTTCCTGCGGCAGGAGAAGCGGGCGGCAGAGCCGATCATTTCCATCGCGCTGTGGAGCCGCCGGCTGGTTGCGACCAGCAACGCCGCCACGCTGTTGGCCGGAATGGCGCTGATCGGTCTATCGACGGTATTGCCCATGTACGTCCAGGGCGTCCTCGGGCGATCGTCGATCGTGGCCGGCTTTACCTTGACCATGCTGGTCGTCGGCTGGCCGCTGGCGGTAATGCTCTCCAGCCGCTTCTTCAAGGCGTTCGGCATCCGCCGGACGCTGCGGGTCGGCAGCCTGATGTTTCCCTTCGGCGCAAGTTTCCTGCTCTTTCTGACGCCCGACAGCCATCCGGCGCTTGCCGGAGCAGGCTCCTTCTTCATGGGCTTCGGCATGGGGCTGATCAGCCTCACCAGCATCGCACTCGTGCAGGACAGCGTCGAATGGTCGATGCGCGGCAGCGCCACTGCCTCGATCATCTTCGCCCGCAGCCTCGGCAATACGCTCGGCGCAACCGTGCTCGGCGCCATTCTCAATGCCGGCATCAGCCATTATGCCGCCGGCGATGCAGCAAGCTCGCTGCATGATGTACTGAACCAGCCAACCGGGCTTTCCGAATTGGCCGCCGATCCCACGATCCGCGCGGTCTTCGATGCCTCGCTTCACTGGACGTTCTGGGGTGTGGCCGTGGTTGCCGTACTGACGTTCCTGTCGGCTTGGCTCATTCCAGTGGGACGTGAACACGGCCGGACGCCGGTTGCCGCAGCGGCCAGCGAAGCGTCGCAATAG
- a CDS encoding helix-turn-helix transcriptional regulator, with product MINSFGEDICLPLVQLIYETVVSPPEWEKVIAELIDITKAAAGAVVGFKGAEDRRASVFAKGVPKASLCNPQMIAALHAATLTLGQGAFLTIDLKAKLNPQWDVPVHECFGAEGSLLILVLVKEGGRRIALVLHFDRGGRSDTDRAAETLMKLLPHFQTAFAIQKTTLLEREKSAHMESAFFSSSAPSAIITEDYQVRLANGSFEKFVEASHLLVEYSDSVIDFVDTTLQDEVARLIGMAASHGRVRHVAWVEDKVKNIKWLVSVDALSGRVGLGSQFKNVFATNERVYMLTIRELGGNSLLAPDTIKSIFGLTPTEADLAYCLLRGETASEIARQRGVSKNTVHNQLASAMARVGVNRQTQFLHCLSMLSAMC from the coding sequence ATGATCAATAGCTTTGGTGAAGACATCTGCTTGCCCCTGGTACAGTTGATCTACGAAACCGTTGTGAGTCCGCCCGAATGGGAAAAGGTCATAGCGGAGTTGATCGACATCACCAAGGCTGCCGCAGGTGCAGTTGTGGGCTTCAAAGGGGCGGAGGATCGGCGCGCGAGCGTGTTTGCAAAGGGCGTTCCGAAAGCCTCCCTCTGCAATCCGCAGATGATCGCCGCATTGCATGCAGCGACGCTCACCCTGGGGCAAGGGGCGTTCCTGACGATCGATTTGAAGGCCAAGCTCAATCCGCAATGGGACGTGCCCGTGCACGAATGTTTTGGTGCCGAGGGCAGCCTTCTTATACTCGTCCTCGTCAAGGAAGGCGGGCGCCGCATTGCACTCGTGCTTCATTTCGATCGGGGAGGTCGAAGCGATACGGACAGAGCGGCCGAAACGCTGATGAAATTGCTGCCGCACTTTCAGACGGCCTTTGCAATACAGAAAACGACACTTCTGGAGCGGGAGAAATCCGCGCACATGGAGAGTGCCTTCTTCAGTTCCTCGGCACCCTCTGCAATCATCACGGAAGACTATCAGGTGCGCCTGGCGAATGGCAGTTTCGAGAAATTTGTCGAAGCGTCGCATCTGCTCGTCGAATACAGCGACTCGGTGATCGATTTTGTCGATACCACTCTTCAGGATGAGGTTGCTCGACTGATCGGCATGGCGGCGTCGCATGGACGCGTTCGCCATGTTGCCTGGGTCGAGGACAAAGTGAAGAACATCAAATGGCTCGTCAGCGTCGATGCGCTGTCGGGACGCGTTGGCCTAGGATCGCAATTCAAGAACGTCTTTGCCACCAACGAGCGTGTTTACATGCTCACGATACGCGAACTTGGTGGAAACAGCCTGTTGGCGCCAGACACCATCAAGTCCATCTTTGGCCTGACACCGACAGAGGCCGATCTTGCGTATTGCCTTTTGAGGGGAGAAACGGCATCGGAGATCGCGCGGCAACGCGGGGTCTCAAAGAACACGGTCCACAACCAGCTTGCCTCCGCGATGGCCCGCGTCGGGGTGAACCGGCAGACGCAATTTCTCCACTGCCTATCGATGCTTTCCGCGATGTGCTGA
- the csgH gene encoding curli-like amyloid fiber formation chaperone CsgH, translating into MIAALPPVHCIIEHHKETGGAMTLVPTIESDGRGEGSYQFEIFSNSNGNTSSNVQGGDFQKADPGRLALSRSTVSVSPNGWSARLTVFGPNGEKLCVVSVP; encoded by the coding sequence ATGATTGCGGCCCTCCCACCCGTACATTGCATCATCGAGCACCATAAGGAGACTGGCGGCGCCATGACCCTGGTCCCGACGATCGAAAGCGATGGTCGCGGTGAAGGAAGCTACCAGTTCGAGATCTTCTCGAATTCCAATGGCAACACCTCAAGCAATGTTCAAGGCGGTGATTTCCAGAAGGCTGACCCAGGACGGCTTGCGCTTTCGCGATCGACCGTCTCCGTGTCGCCGAACGGATGGAGCGCCCGGCTCACCGTCTTTGGTCCGAACGGCGAGAAGCTCTGCGTTGTGTCGGTGCCGTGA
- a CDS encoding tyrosine-type recombinase/integrase: MGRELNRLSAVSVKKLAPGKYADGGGLWLYKREDGGGQWVLRVTVHGRRREMGLGPIADISLKDARDDATKWRAVTRQNLDPIKERERLKREAAKRLHLLKEIAEDAFESRKAELKEDGVAGRWFSPLEIHILPKLGKVPVSEIDQTDIRDVLSPIWHKKAETARKALNRLSICLKHAAALGLEVDIQATEKARALLGQQRHKATNIPAMPWREVPAFYGTLSDGTVTHLALRLLILTGVRSGPLRFLHDSQINGDVWTIPGEAMKGRKDKTPDFRVPLSDEALEVIKQARQLSRDGFLFPSVKRGVVSDMTMSRLMERAKMAARPHGFRSSLRDWIAEATDTPHDVAETTLGHIVGGAVERAYRRTDFLEQRRTLLARWAKHVTGQTGQVIQLVKE, translated from the coding sequence ATGGGTCGCGAGTTAAATAGGCTGTCTGCCGTTTCAGTCAAGAAATTGGCACCGGGAAAGTACGCTGACGGTGGCGGCCTTTGGCTTTATAAGCGCGAAGACGGTGGGGGGCAATGGGTGCTCAGGGTCACTGTTCACGGTCGTCGTCGCGAGATGGGGCTGGGTCCAATTGCAGATATCTCCCTGAAAGACGCACGAGACGATGCCACCAAATGGCGGGCAGTTACGCGGCAAAACCTCGATCCCATCAAAGAACGGGAACGGCTGAAGCGAGAGGCCGCAAAACGCCTGCATTTGTTAAAGGAGATAGCTGAAGACGCTTTCGAAAGCCGGAAGGCAGAGCTGAAGGAAGACGGTGTCGCCGGACGTTGGTTCAGCCCGCTGGAGATCCATATCCTGCCCAAGCTTGGTAAGGTTCCAGTTTCGGAAATCGATCAGACCGATATCCGGGACGTCCTCTCGCCCATATGGCATAAGAAGGCGGAGACGGCGAGGAAAGCTTTAAACCGCCTTAGCATTTGCTTGAAGCATGCCGCAGCCCTCGGGCTTGAAGTTGATATTCAGGCCACAGAAAAGGCTCGGGCCCTTCTTGGCCAACAGCGGCACAAAGCCACCAATATCCCCGCCATGCCGTGGCGCGAAGTGCCTGCATTCTACGGCACGCTGTCCGATGGCACAGTCACGCATCTCGCGTTGCGCCTACTGATCCTTACGGGGGTCCGCTCTGGCCCCCTGCGTTTCCTGCACGACAGCCAAATCAACGGCGATGTCTGGACAATCCCTGGCGAGGCCATGAAGGGGCGGAAGGACAAGACACCGGATTTTCGGGTGCCGCTTTCTGACGAGGCACTGGAGGTCATCAAGCAGGCTCGTCAGTTGTCACGCGACGGCTTCCTTTTCCCGAGCGTAAAGCGCGGCGTTGTGTCGGATATGACCATGTCGCGGCTGATGGAGCGGGCGAAGATGGCGGCTAGGCCGCATGGCTTTCGGTCCAGCCTTCGCGACTGGATAGCCGAAGCGACCGATACCCCGCACGACGTCGCTGAAACGACACTCGGGCACATCGTCGGCGGCGCTGTCGAGCGGGCATATCGACGAACTGATTTTTTGGAGCAGCGCCGAACTCTGCTGGCGCGTTGGGCGAAACACGTCACAGGCCAAACCGGTCAAGTGATCCAGCTTGTGAAGGAATGA
- a CDS encoding helix-turn-helix transcriptional regulator, giving the protein MQITDPLLTKKEAAAILKISVPTLYRRVADGTVPKPIKIGALSKWPMSDILGTIEDAKAARNPRAW; this is encoded by the coding sequence ATGCAAATCACCGACCCGCTTCTTACTAAGAAAGAAGCCGCTGCGATCCTGAAGATCAGCGTTCCTACGCTTTATCGTAGAGTTGCTGACGGCACTGTTCCCAAACCCATTAAGATCGGCGCACTTTCCAAGTGGCCGATGTCTGACATTCTTGGCACGATCGAAGACGCCAAAGCTGCGCGGAATCCACGCGCATGGTGA
- the tnpA gene encoding IS66-like element accessory protein TnpA, translated as MAKVEILTGTERQRRWSTELKLSILQEAFSADGSVSDVARRHDVLPQQIYAWRKKFFPPELKSPETAFIPVSLIGASASHSDDTKKSGVRSKCKDVEIVLRNGRLLRIAADMDLQVLSSLVACVEAA; from the coding sequence ATGGCCAAGGTTGAGATCCTGACGGGTACGGAGCGACAACGTCGATGGTCCACAGAATTGAAGCTTTCGATTTTGCAAGAAGCGTTTAGTGCGGATGGGAGCGTTTCCGACGTAGCGCGCCGGCACGACGTCCTTCCGCAACAGATATACGCCTGGCGAAAGAAGTTCTTTCCACCTGAATTGAAATCTCCGGAGACCGCATTCATTCCGGTCTCGCTTATCGGAGCATCGGCGAGCCACAGCGACGATACCAAGAAGAGCGGTGTTCGGTCGAAGTGTAAAGACGTTGAGATCGTTCTGAGGAATGGCCGCTTGCTAAGAATTGCAGCGGACATGGATCTCCAGGTGTTATCGTCGCTGGTCGCTTGTGTGGAGGCAGCATGA
- the tnpB gene encoding IS66 family insertion sequence element accessory protein TnpB (TnpB, as the term is used for proteins encoded by IS66 family insertion elements, is considered an accessory protein, since TnpC, encoded by a neighboring gene, is a DDE family transposase.) translates to MIGPSGNVRVYLACGVTDMRRGIDGLSALVETVIKEAPGSGAIFGFRGKRADRIKLLWWDGQGFCLFYKILERGYFPWPTAKEGVAHLTQAQLSMLVEGIDWRRPAWTSAPGRTG, encoded by the coding sequence ATGATCGGGCCTTCGGGAAATGTGCGGGTTTATCTGGCCTGCGGAGTGACCGACATGCGGCGTGGCATTGATGGACTGTCGGCGCTCGTTGAGACGGTTATCAAGGAGGCGCCAGGTTCCGGCGCAATCTTCGGCTTCCGCGGAAAACGTGCTGATCGGATCAAACTTTTATGGTGGGATGGCCAAGGGTTCTGCCTATTTTACAAAATTTTGGAACGCGGATACTTTCCCTGGCCGACGGCGAAAGAAGGGGTTGCGCATCTGACGCAAGCCCAGTTGTCGATGCTTGTTGAGGGGATCGACTGGCGCCGACCTGCGTGGACTTCCGCTCCCGGTCGAACGGGTTAA
- the tnpC gene encoding IS66 family transposase, with product METTPLDSQDELSVLRALVAEQAAKLESQEAEVSKRDSIIGLLRAQLDLLRHRQHGASSEKIDRKIEQFELMLEEIEASRAEAELRSGKAPLPELDDAPDKPKRKPLPDGLPTEELVYAAPCNCPTCGGTSFLKAADRVVQVMEHVPASVKIVRHVEKRMICRDCDTTVAGEMPTLPIERGKPGPGLLAHIMVAKFDDHIPLYRLSEMYDRLGIDISRSVMADWVGRVSVLLAPLILLIRAHIAAVDRIHTDDTPVDVLDPGRGKTKTGRVWVYVFDGSGYQDPTPRAIAYYYSPDRKGAHPADHLAAFSGVMHADGYGGYKKLYGNQIIEAACMAHVRRKFHDVIKLKPSPIADEALSRIGTLYDIEDRIRGMSADQRRTLRQQHARPLLEDLKSWIEETLSTLPQKQKLAEAMRYALSRWAALSVYIDDGRVEIDNNIAERAMRPLGIGRKNWLFAGSDKGGERIANILTIIETAKLHGHNPEVYLTDVLTRIQSHPKDRLQELLPWQWAPAKDRYEAA from the coding sequence ATGGAAACGACGCCGCTGGACAGTCAGGACGAGCTATCTGTTTTGCGCGCTCTCGTCGCTGAACAGGCGGCGAAACTTGAGAGCCAAGAAGCTGAAGTCAGCAAGCGAGACTCCATTATCGGGCTCCTGCGCGCGCAGTTGGATTTGCTCCGCCATCGGCAGCATGGCGCTTCTTCGGAAAAGATCGACCGCAAGATCGAGCAATTCGAGCTGATGCTGGAGGAGATCGAAGCCTCCCGTGCCGAGGCCGAGCTTCGCTCCGGGAAAGCTCCTTTGCCGGAGTTGGACGACGCACCGGACAAGCCGAAGCGCAAACCATTGCCCGATGGTCTTCCAACCGAAGAACTGGTCTATGCGGCACCCTGCAATTGTCCGACCTGTGGTGGTACATCGTTCCTGAAGGCCGCTGACAGGGTGGTCCAGGTGATGGAGCACGTGCCGGCGTCCGTCAAGATTGTCCGCCACGTCGAAAAGCGCATGATCTGCAGGGACTGCGATACGACGGTGGCAGGCGAAATGCCGACCCTGCCGATCGAACGCGGCAAGCCCGGACCGGGGTTGCTGGCCCATATCATGGTCGCCAAATTCGACGATCACATCCCGCTCTACCGTCTATCCGAGATGTACGACCGGCTGGGGATAGATATCTCCCGATCCGTGATGGCCGACTGGGTCGGCCGCGTGTCAGTTCTGCTGGCTCCTCTCATCTTGCTGATTAGAGCCCATATCGCGGCGGTCGATCGAATACATACGGACGATACCCCGGTGGATGTTCTCGACCCTGGGCGAGGAAAGACAAAAACCGGGCGGGTCTGGGTCTATGTCTTCGATGGCAGCGGCTATCAAGATCCCACTCCAAGAGCCATTGCCTACTACTATAGCCCCGACCGCAAGGGCGCGCATCCAGCCGACCATCTCGCTGCCTTCAGCGGCGTGATGCACGCGGATGGCTATGGTGGCTATAAGAAGCTTTACGGCAACCAGATCATCGAGGCTGCGTGCATGGCGCATGTACGCCGCAAGTTTCACGATGTGATCAAGCTGAAGCCATCTCCAATCGCTGACGAAGCGCTGTCGCGCATCGGTACGCTCTACGATATCGAAGATCGTATCCGCGGCATGTCGGCTGACCAGCGGCGTACACTGCGCCAGCAACACGCCAGGCCCCTTCTGGAGGACCTCAAGAGCTGGATAGAAGAGACGCTTTCGACGCTGCCACAGAAGCAGAAGCTGGCTGAAGCGATGCGATATGCCCTCTCGCGATGGGCAGCGTTGAGCGTTTACATCGATGATGGCCGTGTCGAAATCGATAACAACATAGCTGAACGAGCCATGCGTCCGCTTGGAATCGGAAGAAAAAATTGGCTCTTCGCCGGGTCAGACAAGGGCGGTGAGCGCATCGCCAACATCCTGACCATCATCGAGACTGCCAAACTCCATGGCCACAATCCGGAGGTCTATCTCACAGACGTCCTGACCCGGATACAGAGCCACCCAAAGGATCGGCTCCAGGAATTGCTACCGTGGCAGTGGGCGCCTGCAAAAGACCGATACGAGGCTGCGTGA
- a CDS encoding DUF1376 domain-containing protein, producing the protein MTEALDVQCLPYMPLQIERLRKSKAWLRCKRNPEIAFYMVNLWMRAWHEIPAGSIEDDDDVLADAAMCSPEKWETLKVDILQGWDHRDGRVFHSTVTEIATEAESKLRRNKTRTAAAREARGQQRHSSVTDAVTGNVIEDVTGNEGKGREGKRKSNI; encoded by the coding sequence ATGACCGAAGCTCTCGACGTGCAATGCCTCCCCTACATGCCGCTGCAAATTGAGCGCCTTCGAAAGTCGAAGGCGTGGCTGAGGTGCAAGCGAAATCCAGAGATTGCCTTCTACATGGTGAACCTGTGGATGCGCGCCTGGCACGAGATCCCAGCCGGCAGCATCGAAGACGATGACGACGTTCTAGCCGACGCGGCCATGTGCTCCCCCGAGAAGTGGGAAACGCTGAAAGTAGATATTCTGCAGGGCTGGGATCACCGGGACGGCCGGGTCTTTCACAGCACCGTTACAGAGATTGCGACAGAGGCAGAAAGCAAGCTTCGTCGTAACAAAACGCGTACTGCCGCAGCGAGAGAGGCGCGCGGACAGCAACGTCATTCCTCTGTGACAGACGCTGTAACAGGCAATGTCATAGAGGATGTAACAGGCAACGAAGGGAAGGGAAGGGAAGGGAAGAGAAAGAGCAACATCTGA
- a CDS encoding bifunctional DNA primase/helicase codes for MTTKLGQIGVQAFVNRKIDPNVAALSGAYTGKAVTDADGQTVVEPDVSGNIVVFPFIDGGRAVAEKYRAPGKKFWQRKNGRKTFWNADCMDDPALEDGHKALIITEGEIDALTSIDCGFHTTVSVPDGAPPVRDGEDPDQVEDTAPEDDSRGKFEFVFNNRHRIKRIKRFILAVDNDGPGRRLAAELVRRIGAARCSFVTYPEGCKDLNDVRMNFGPDAVVRVLTEAKPYPVKGIYLLSDYPELDEPRTYSTGWPDLDPYLRVWLGELLVVTGIPGHGKSTWTMNMCVNLARANGWRIGVASFEIPTVPALRYKLRLAASGVESKQWNRDIVADADVFIQKHFVFIDADPTGDADDDMTLEWLLERAADAVLRHSIRVLVIDPWNEVEHYRPRNESETQYINRALRQIRRFALKYEVLAIVVAHPTKELGKGGEARTPTLYDIEGSAAWYNKPDHGVVIDVPDPDLNETVVWVKKARFSWSGRKGDVTLQYLPEVEGYQSLNGFAPMWKAAQAEHEYQPTRPSKSGAYQGKKQ; via the coding sequence TTGACGACCAAGCTAGGCCAAATCGGGGTTCAAGCGTTCGTAAACCGGAAGATCGACCCAAACGTCGCAGCACTTTCCGGCGCATATACGGGTAAGGCTGTAACGGATGCAGACGGACAAACCGTTGTCGAGCCTGATGTCTCCGGCAACATCGTCGTGTTTCCGTTCATCGACGGCGGTCGTGCTGTTGCCGAGAAGTATCGAGCTCCGGGAAAGAAATTCTGGCAACGGAAGAACGGCCGCAAGACGTTCTGGAACGCCGACTGCATGGACGATCCTGCGTTGGAGGACGGCCACAAAGCATTGATCATCACCGAAGGCGAGATCGACGCCCTTACCTCGATCGACTGTGGCTTTCATACGACCGTCAGTGTTCCCGATGGGGCTCCGCCGGTTCGAGACGGCGAAGACCCCGATCAAGTCGAGGATACGGCGCCGGAAGACGATAGCCGCGGCAAGTTCGAATTTGTGTTCAACAATCGCCACCGGATCAAACGCATCAAGCGTTTCATTCTCGCCGTCGACAACGACGGCCCCGGCCGTCGCCTTGCTGCCGAGCTTGTTCGTCGCATCGGTGCGGCTCGATGCTCGTTCGTGACCTATCCGGAAGGTTGCAAGGATCTGAACGACGTCAGGATGAATTTCGGTCCCGACGCCGTCGTTCGAGTGTTGACGGAAGCGAAGCCCTACCCGGTCAAAGGTATCTACCTGCTATCGGATTATCCCGAGCTGGACGAGCCGAGAACCTATTCTACAGGGTGGCCCGATCTCGACCCCTATCTTCGTGTCTGGCTCGGTGAGCTGCTCGTGGTAACGGGCATTCCCGGGCATGGCAAGTCAACCTGGACAATGAACATGTGCGTCAACCTAGCCCGCGCCAATGGCTGGCGGATAGGCGTTGCATCCTTTGAGATCCCGACGGTGCCGGCGCTGCGTTATAAGCTGCGTCTGGCCGCGTCTGGCGTCGAGAGCAAGCAATGGAACCGTGATATCGTCGCAGACGCTGACGTGTTTATTCAGAAGCACTTCGTATTCATCGACGCCGATCCCACGGGCGATGCCGATGACGATATGACGTTGGAATGGTTACTCGAGCGCGCGGCCGATGCGGTCTTGCGGCATTCAATCCGAGTGCTGGTGATCGACCCGTGGAACGAGGTTGAGCACTACCGCCCAAGGAACGAGAGCGAGACACAATACATCAACAGGGCGCTGCGCCAGATCCGCCGCTTCGCCCTGAAATACGAGGTTTTGGCGATTGTAGTTGCCCACCCGACCAAGGAGTTGGGGAAAGGCGGAGAGGCCAGAACGCCGACGCTCTACGACATCGAAGGCTCCGCGGCATGGTACAACAAGCCAGACCATGGCGTGGTGATCGATGTTCCAGACCCAGACCTGAACGAAACCGTCGTCTGGGTGAAGAAGGCTCGCTTCTCATGGTCCGGCCGCAAGGGTGATGTGACCCTTCAATACCTCCCAGAGGTCGAAGGCTACCAGTCGCTCAACGGCTTCGCGCCCATGTGGAAAGCAGCTCAGGCCGAACATGAATACCAGCCCACCAGACCGTCGAAATCAGGCGCCTACCAGGGGAAGAAGCAATGA